One stretch of Daphnia pulicaria isolate SC F1-1A chromosome 6, SC_F0-13Bv2, whole genome shotgun sequence DNA includes these proteins:
- the LOC124343212 gene encoding receptor-type tyrosine-protein phosphatase beta-like, whose translation MPSNFEVEWTNLPRQCQGNLTIQKVVDWNRNSSFIGSAPAIPSRECHYYCHTRWRFDKELEPCTTYKLNLGLFAQEITTLPDFSGGIVNNMTIRSRIDPIEVPESPDEPATLVISWDHPHCQKTKDLQWKISIKKSLSNTTIVKPISNLGNSFKYAGVKACETYIFAILTVFENGSTLYSTEEKNFQADCSTVKLLVPISVIAGLLLIAITIALFLCRKRKKMDALEKESEHNVNKRTSIESRDRAPSMNHSKFPSFNHNRISCASRNSCNSRNSSSEYAEMDLDYLPQMTKRPLNIRDICSFDVGQARMEFFLINKLAEKETKRLPRTIAERPENKMKNRFLNTHPYDFNRVLLSHSGDDQNDGYINASFIPGFAEKEKEYIAAQGPKDNTLVDFWQMILEQDVRLIAMVTSLYECGKKKCEKYWPGEDELVIYGGDTQLELLQETTYSFYTIRNILVTKAPDLKREIQQFHFTAWPDFETPDQPEELIRFIEIVRRQARQLNLSSPIVVHCSAGVGRTGTFIALDYLIQQVLITDLVDIPRTVRHLRRLRLSMVQSEAQYVFLYSCIAHYVKTRLSAESG comes from the exons ATGCCCTCTAATTTTGAAGTAGAATGGACAAACCTTCCACGTCAATGTCAAGGAAATTTAACCATTCAAAAAGTAGTTGACTGGAATAGAAACTCATCTTTCATTGG CTCTGCACCAGCAATACCAAGTAGAGAATGTCATTATTATTGTCATACGCGATGGCGCTTCGATAAAGAACTCGAGCCATGTACTACCTATAAACTTAATTTAGGCTTATTCGCTCAGGAGATTACTACGCTTCCGG ATTTTTCTGGAGGTATAGTCAATAACATGACTATCCGATCTCGAATCGATCCGATCGAAGTTCCAGAGAGCCCTGACGAGCCTGCTACGCTAGTCATCAGTTGGGATCATCCACACTGTCAGAAAACTAAGGACCTTCAATGGAAAATTTCGATCAAGAAATCTCTCTCAAACACAACAATTGTGAAACCAATTTCAAATCTCGGAAATAGTTTTAAATATGCTGGCGTAAAAGCATGCGAAACATATATTTTTGCTATACTAACAGTATTTGAGAATGGAAGTACTCTTTATTCAAccgaagaaaagaattttcaagcTGACTGTTCTACTGTGAAGCTTCTTGTGCCAATCAGCGTGATTGCCGGTTTATTGCTGATTGCAATCACAATCGCATTATTCCTTTGTAGAAAGCGGAAAAA AATGGATGCTCTGGAAAAGGAGTCTGAACATAATGTCAACAAACGGACATCGATTGAAAGCCGAGACCGAGCGCCGTCAATGAACCATAGTAAATTTCCTTCGTTTAACCATAACAGGATATCCTGTGCCAGCCGAAACAGCTGTAATAGTCGCAATAGCTCCAGCGAATATGCTGAAATGGACCTAGATTATTTGCCTCAAATGACAAAACGGCCGTTGAACATACGCGATATTTGTTCGTTTGACGTTGGACAAGCTCGAAtggaattctttttaatcaataaattggcagaaaaagaaaccaaaaggtTGCCGCGCACCATCGCTGAACGGcccgaaaataaaatgaagaacAGATTTTTAAATACCCACCCTT aTGATTTTAATCGAGTCCTACTCTCCCATTCTGGAGACGATCAAAACGACGGATACATCAACGCTTCTTTCATTCCG GGGTttgctgaaaaagaaaaggaatacaTTGCCGCTCAAGGTCCAAAGGATAATACTTTAGTCGATTTctggcaaatgattttggAGCAAGATGTAAGGTTGATCGCTATGGTGACTTCTCTTTACGAATGTGGCAAG aaaaagtgtGAAAAATACTGGCCAGGCGAAGATGAGTTGGTGATTTATGGTGGTGACACTCAATTAGAACTCTTGCAAGAGACGACGTACTCATTTTACACAATACGGAATATCCTTGTCACAAAA gCCCCAGATCTTAAGCGAGAGATCCAACAGTTTCATTTTACCGCTTGGCCGGATTTTGAGACGCCTGATCAGCCGGAAGAATTGATCCGATTTATTGAAATCGTCCGCAGACAAGCTAGACAGTTGAATTTATCCTCGCCCATCGTTGTTCATTGCAG CGCGGGAGTTGGTAGAACAGGAACATTCATAGCTCTTGATTATCTAATCCAGCAAGTACTTATAACTGATCTAGTTGACATTCCAAGGACAGTTCGTCATCTGAGACGCTTACGCTTGTCCATGGTTCAATCAGAG gcACAATATGTTTTCCTGTACTCCTGCATTGCTCATTATGTCAAGACAAGACTGAGTGCTGAGTCaggctaa
- the LOC124343351 gene encoding uncharacterized protein LOC124343351: protein MVSSKTLQFLCVLAAVLFMTINCCNGMPLKKDIKEKSSDLKQDLEGKFNQTVEKVVETKTFLMDAVVFSINKTADVLLATKQHFKETKDSLKNKMSGSVSKTAQKLEELKEEIHGHKRAKTATSQAGQIVFVSRDFLVAPVFPINEFPTIPFEPSTTPTKSVPFDISNPVLSSASS, encoded by the exons ATGGTTTCATCCAAAACTCTCCAATTCCTCTGCGTC CTTGCGGCAGTCCTATTCATGACAATCAACTGCTGTAATGGCATGCCACTCAAGAAAGATATCAAAGAGAAGTCATCCGACTTGAAGCAAGATCTAGAGGGAAAGTTCAACCAGACTGTGGAAAAAGTGGTGGAAACCAAAACGTTTCTGATGGACGCGGTggttttttctattaacaagACTGCAGATGTCCTACTGGCAACCAAACAACATTTTAAGGAGACTAAAGACTCTCTTAAGAACAAAATGTCAGGATCTGTCAGCAAAACGGCACAGAAATTGGAGGAATTGAAGGAAGAGATTCACGGACATAAACGAGCCAAGACAGCCACCAGTCAGGCGGGACAAATTGTTTTCGTATCCAGAGATTTCCTCGTCGCTCCTGTGTTTCCTATCAACGAATTTCCCACCATTCCTTTCGAACCTTCTACGACCCCGACCAAGTCTGTACCGTTCGACATTTCAAATCCTGTTTTATCTAGTGCGTCTTCATAA
- the LOC124343215 gene encoding golgin subfamily B member 1-like has protein sequence MDSEIIYEALGEVLPIERKNGNKESFDEGFGGPDEESFSTMQPAFNLSMTDEAVVESIFNCCDKEQTGYVRASVLVEFLLNYASESHEIREKFQDMLVALDPTDTNPEVTIEDFQSALKFCINKLTSKTEDSSFLFNISSINNNPQSTQHHSKLSSNHDTDSRNSSSTESQCALVDVKELQFQFIRLQEQNNLLQEQMDAVEESNISLKSENSVLKNKINRVELTVTEIGQQSQLLEEDNNQLQSRVKQLKEDFQRMTVQYEECRKELDEKVQELETMQVHHVKGEERCEQLVDAIRHLEEIIRVKEEELEMKDKEIQRISQDLMDQQLLSDPVTPTDFDRLKGQELGENLAAELQSSLGDTPWKKQMGSVAKPDFIHPAAWNVMLNEPEYEDEPINRSSFGDSKSSFRMLGNQNGSPEKVICNKMKTHSCLNNLETQASKVLLNDFVHSTPISKIAPTGPINWIENEFPVKSSKISDLWNFVKYFLRIFFLGVLLLAFLALISVLVLLLLLSLSSTASYGCGGFSNDYLQQGSPYYSTSFVSKIFDMIKPYCQIEYHSGCPPV, from the exons ATGGATAGTGAAATTATTTACGAAGCTTTGGGTGAAGTTTTAccaatagagaggaaaaatggaaataaagagTCTTTCGACGAAGGTTTTGGTGGTCCAGATGAGGAAAGTTTTTCAACCATGCAACCAGCTTTCAATCTTTCCATGACTG ATGAAGCTGTAGTGGAAAGTATCTTTAATTGCTGTGACAAAGAACAAACTGGATATGTTCGGGCTTCAGTCTTGGTTGAATTCCTCTTGAACTATGCTTCTGAAAGCCATGAAATCAG GGAAAAATTTCAGGACATGCTGGTTGCCCTTGATCCTACTGATACGAACCCAGAGGTTACAATTGAAGATTTTCAGTCTGCTCTGAAATTTTGTATCAACAAGTTAACTTCCAAGACTGAAGATTCATCATTTCTGTTCAATATTAGTTCAATTAATAATAACCCTCAATCAACCCAACATCATTCCAAATTATCTTCAAACCATGACA ctgACTCTAGGAACTCATCCTCTACAGAATCTCAATG tgCTCTAGTTGATGTGAAAGAGCTTCAGTTCCAATTTATCCGTCTTCAAGAACAGAACAATTTGTTACAAGAGCAAATGGATGCAGTAGAAGAAAGCAACATCTCACTTAAATCTGAGAACTCAgtactgaaaaataaaataaatag AGTGGAGCTAACAGTAACAGAAATTGGTCAGCAATCTCAGCTCTTGGAAGAAGACAATAACCAACTTCAGAGCCGAGTAAAACAGCTGAAAGAAGATTTCCAAAGGATGACCGTTCAATATGAAGAGTGTCGAAAGGAACTCGACGAAAAAGTCCAAGAATTAGAAACCATGCAAGTTCACCATGTAAAAGGAGAAGAACGCTGCGAACAGTTAGTTGACGCTATTAGACACCTTGAAGAGATAATACGTGTTAAGGAGGAAGAACTGGAAATGAAAGACAAGGAAATTCAGCGTATCTCCCAGGATTTAATGGACCAGCAGTTGCTGTCCGATCCAGTTACTCCTACCGAT TTTGATCGTCTAAAGGGTCAGGAATTGGGAGAAAACCTTGCGGCTGAATTACAGTCCTCTTTGGGTGACACCCCCTGGAAGAAGCAAATGGGAAG TGTTGCAAAACCTGATTTCATTCATCCAGCTGCGTGGA ACGTTATGCTCAATGAACCAGAGTATGAGGATGAGCCCATCAATCGAAGCTCTTTTGGCGATTCCAAAAGCTCATTCAGAATGCTCGGAAATCAAAATGGCAGTCCAGAAAAGGTCATCTgtaacaaaatgaaaacccATAGCTGTTTGAATAACTTGGAAACACAGGCTTCCAAAGTCCTGCTAAATGATTTCGTTCATTCTACTCCAATAAG TAAAATTGCGCCAACAGGTCCGATTAACTGGATCGAGAACGAATTTCCCGTCAAAAGCTCAAAGATATCTGATTTGTGGAATTTcgttaaatattttcttcgaattttctttcttggtgTTCTCTTACTGGCTTTTCTTGCTCTTATCAGCGTGCTTGTGCTATTGCTGCTGCTTTCCTTGTCATCAACAGCTTCCTATGGCTGTGGGGGTTTTTCGAACGACTACCTACAACAAGGTTCTCCATACTACTCAACTTCTTTCGTATCCAAGATATTCGACATGATTAAGCCATACTGCCAGATCGAGTACCATTCCGGTTGTCCTCCCGTTTAA